The Pyxidicoccus trucidator genome includes a window with the following:
- a CDS encoding MFS transporter translates to MQARGSGEQRPRGGWRFLLRALGHRNYRLFFAGQSVSLIGTWLTRVATAWLVYRLTGSALLLGVIGFCGQIPSFILGPFAGVLVDRWNRHRLLVVTQVLAMLQSLALAVLALSGHIAVWHVAALSVFQGLINAFDMPARQSFVVEMVEDRADLPNAIALNSSMFNGARLLGPSVAGALIALVGEGGCFLIDSVSYLAVIASLLVMRITPRVREHQPQHVLTELKEGFLYSFHFPPVRALLGLIAVVSLMGMPLTTLMPVMASEVLEGGPNTLGFLMAASGLGALGGALFLASRRSVRGLGGVIFTTTLLFGVGLVAFAASRHLALSLVTMVLCGFGMMVTTAASNTVLQTIVEERMRGRLMSFYVMAFMGTAPFGSLLAGVMATHIGAPGTLAIGGGMCLLGAAWFRRKLPALRERVRPIYVRLGIIPEVATGIDMAAERSGPRES, encoded by the coding sequence ATGCAGGCACGGGGCTCCGGGGAGCAGCGCCCACGCGGCGGGTGGAGGTTCCTGCTCCGGGCCCTGGGCCACCGCAACTACCGGCTCTTCTTCGCCGGACAGAGCGTGTCGCTCATCGGCACGTGGCTCACCCGCGTGGCCACCGCCTGGCTGGTGTACCGGCTCACGGGCTCGGCGCTGCTGCTGGGCGTCATCGGATTCTGCGGGCAGATTCCGTCCTTCATCCTGGGCCCCTTCGCGGGCGTCCTCGTGGACCGGTGGAACCGCCACCGGCTGCTGGTGGTGACGCAGGTGCTGGCGATGCTCCAGTCGCTCGCGCTGGCGGTGCTCGCCCTCTCCGGCCACATCGCCGTGTGGCACGTCGCCGCGCTCAGCGTGTTCCAGGGGCTCATCAACGCCTTCGACATGCCGGCGCGGCAGTCCTTCGTCGTGGAGATGGTGGAGGACCGCGCGGACCTGCCCAATGCCATCGCCCTCAACTCGTCCATGTTCAACGGGGCGCGGCTGCTGGGGCCGTCCGTCGCCGGGGCCCTCATCGCGCTGGTGGGCGAGGGCGGCTGCTTTCTCATCGACAGCGTCAGCTACCTCGCGGTGATTGCCTCGCTGCTGGTCATGCGCATCACCCCGCGAGTGAGGGAGCACCAGCCCCAGCACGTCCTCACCGAATTGAAGGAGGGCTTCCTGTACTCCTTCCACTTCCCGCCCGTGCGGGCGCTGCTGGGACTCATCGCCGTGGTGAGCCTGATGGGCATGCCCCTCACCACGCTGATGCCGGTGATGGCCTCGGAGGTGCTCGAGGGCGGGCCCAACACGCTGGGCTTCCTGATGGCCGCGTCGGGCCTGGGGGCGCTCGGGGGCGCGCTGTTCCTGGCGTCCCGCCGCTCCGTGCGCGGGCTGGGCGGCGTCATCTTCACCACCACCCTGCTCTTCGGCGTCGGGCTGGTGGCCTTCGCCGCGTCGCGGCACCTGGCCCTGTCGCTCGTCACCATGGTGCTCTGCGGCTTCGGGATGATGGTGACGACCGCGGCCAGCAACACCGTCCTGCAGACCATCGTCGAGGAGCGGATGCGCGGGCGGTTGATGAGCTTCTACGTCATGGCCTTCATGGGCACCGCGCCCTTCGGCAGCCTGCTGGCCGGCGTGATGGCCACGCACATCGGCGCGCCGGGGACGCTCGCCATCGGCGGGGGCATGTGCCTGCTGGGCGCCGCGTGGTTCCGGAGGAAGCTGCCCGCGCTGCGCGAGCGCGTGCGCCCCATCTACGTCCGCCTGGGCATCATCCCCGAGGTGGCCACCGGCATCGACATGGCCGCGGAGCGCTCCGGCCCCCGGGAGAGCTGA